In Miscanthus floridulus cultivar M001 chromosome 5, ASM1932011v1, whole genome shotgun sequence, one genomic interval encodes:
- the LOC136454631 gene encoding uncharacterized protein, producing the protein VLVVFGPFIVYCCYLSVVRSEEQSERAAVECDKNLEPSLEFSAAVTSLLFLGLEGLALAGQTAGVGRDLDPRLVAPLCLTFVFCVIASAVMLLAAVPPIDYNEAEQCSNMCAFLHASCGALTLLFTAVVLTIVFVLYRENGVAVAVVPCLGLFLLYAACLCVPGGKEPVDDDQVTPPASLEMTKVTFTAFLAISLPSFRGSLSGYTHAFIICTAMSVLFGLSWRFLTHFKQRAAVWTAKIACVFTYGCLGAAAFPFVFMAMQTLADADEECHIPCNPGRSAQLQFFIACFNKRARETTSYALSSVNC; encoded by the coding sequence GTACTGGTCGTGTTCGGTCCATTCATCGTTTACTGCTGCTACCTGTCAGTGGTAAGGAGCGAGGAACAAAGCGAGAGGGCAGCCGTGGAATGCGACAAGAACCTCGAGCCGTCGCTGGAATTCTCCGCCGCTGTGACCTCTCTCCTCTTCCTCGGGCTGGAAGGCTTGGCGTTGGCGGGCCAGACGGCCGGCGTCGGCCGGGACCTCGACCCTCGCCTTGTTGCGCCGCTCTGCTTGACCTTCGTCTTCTGCGTGATAGCCAGCGCTGTCATGCTCTTGGCGGCGGTCCCTCCCATTGACTACAACGAAGCGGAACAGTGCAGCAACATGTGCGCGTTTCTGCACGCCTCGTGCGGCGCGCTAACTCTCCTCTTCACCGCGGTGGTGCTCACGATCGTCTTCGTACTCTACAGGGAGAATGGAGTCGCAGTGGCCGTTGTGCCATGTCTTGGTCTATTTCTGTTGTACGCCGCATGTCTATGCGTCCCGGGGGGCAAGGAGCCGGTGGACGAcgaccaagttacaccgccggcATCGCTGGAGATGACCAAGGTGACCTTCACGGCTTTCCTAGCCATCTCGTTGCCAAGCTTCCGTGGCTCGCTCAGCGGGTACACCCATGCCTTCATTATCTGCACTGCCATGTCTGTGCTCTTTGGCCTCTCCTGGAGGTTCTTAACCCACTTCAAGCAAAGAGCGGCAGTCTGGACTGCCAAGATTGCTTGTGTATTCACCTACGGGTGCTTGGGGGCGGCTGCATTCCCGTTCGTGTTTATGGCGATGCAAACACTGGCTGATGCAGACGAGGAATGCCATATTCCCTGCAATCCGGGTCGTTCTGCACAGCTTCAGTTTTTTATAGCGTGCTTCAACAAAAGAGCAAGAGAGACAACTTCATACGCACTTTCCAGTGTTAACTGTTAG